From Rhodococcus sp. B7740:
GTCGCGGCCTGCTGCAGGGCCGAGCCCTCCGCATTCGAGGTGCGGGCCAGCACGAACAGCCCGCGCCGGTGTCGCACCGCTCGAGCGACGGTCTCCCCCAGCGAATCGAAGCCCAGGTACGGCGAGACCGTGACGGCATCGGAGGACAACGGCGAATCGGGTTCGAGCCAGGCCTGCGCGTACGCATCCATCGTGGTGCCGATGTCGCCGCGCTTCGCATCGGCGATCACCAGGGTGCCCGCGTCCCTGAGCACACTGACAGTGCGTTCGAGCACCGCGTACCCGGCCGATCCGTAGGCCTCGAAGAACGCCACCTGAGGCTTGACGATCGCCACCTCACCGACGAACGCTTCGACACACAGCTCGGCGAACACCTCGAGACCGTCCGCCGAGCGTGGTAGGTCCCATGCCTCGAGCAGAGCCGGATGCGGATCGATACCGACACACAGTCGACCGCGCGCCGCGACCGCGGCGCGCAACCGATCCGACCAACTGCGATGATGGCTCACTCCACTCCCAGCCCCTGCTTCAGACCCGCATGCAGATCCTGCAACGAGCGAACACCGATTCCGCCGGCGATACCGGCTTCGATGCCCTGCACGGCTGCCGACGCGCCCTGCACCGTGGTGATGCACGGAATGTTCTGCGCCACCGCGGCGCTACGGATCTCGTACCCGTCGACGCGGGGGCCCGAGTTGCCGTACGGGGTGTTGATCACCATGGCGATGTCACCTGCGAGTATCCGGTCGACGATGGTCCGCTCCCCCTCTGGCACGTCCTCGCCGGACTGCTTGTACACCTGCTCACACTTGATTCCGTTGCGCCGCAACACATCTGCAGTGCCTTCGGTCGCCAGAATCGTGAAGCCCAGATCCGCGAGTCGCTTCACCGGGAAGATCAGTGATCGCTTGTCCTTGTTGGCCACCGACACGAACACCGCGCCGCCCGCAGGCAACGAGCCGTAGGCGGCGGTCTGACTCTTGGCGAACGCGGTACCGAAATCGAAGTCGATTCCCATCACCTCACCGGTGGACTTCATCTCCGGGCTGAGCAGAGTGTCCACTCCGGTTCCGTCCGCACGACGGAACCGGTTGAACGGCAACACCGCTTCCTTCACCGCGATCGGGGCACCGGCCGGGACGGTGCCACCGTCTCCGGTCTCGGGCAGGATGCCTGCGGTCCGCAGCTCGGCGATGGTCTCCCCCAGCATCACTCGGGCGCAGGCCTTCGCGAGCTGTACCGCAGTCGCCTTGGAGACGAACGGAACCGTGCGGCTCGCACGC
This genomic window contains:
- the pyrF gene encoding orotidine-5'-phosphate decarboxylase, translated to MSHHRSWSDRLRAAVAARGRLCVGIDPHPALLEAWDLPRSADGLEVFAELCVEAFVGEVAIVKPQVAFFEAYGSAGYAVLERTVSVLRDAGTLVIADAKRGDIGTTMDAYAQAWLEPDSPLSSDAVTVSPYLGFDSLGETVARAVRHRRGLFVLARTSNAEGSALQQAATSNGGSVAQSIVDAAAARNRVDADTVGIVVGATRDHGLDLSNYTGPILAPGLGAQGATVADLAEIFRDSRELLLPNSSRGVLAAGPSVTALRDAATRLRDEIEAGLA